In Cyclopterus lumpus isolate fCycLum1 chromosome 9, fCycLum1.pri, whole genome shotgun sequence, a single genomic region encodes these proteins:
- the mier3b gene encoding mesoderm induction early response protein 3 — MAEASLGSSSPVGSLSSEDHDFDPTAEMLVHEYDDERTLEEEESQEGGRNFSSEIADLEKEGNMPLEELLAIYRYEASAGSSIDSSSGDLTDELPDMTLDKEEIAKDLLSGDYEEETQSSADDLTPSVTSHEATDFFPRTLRSNAISDGDKESECDEDGPSPEDSRKEIMVGSQYQAEVPSGLCHYKDGEKVYEDEDELLWSPSKLPENKVRTFLCDVLSRTTNEKTGCDKPWMHVRDNEQALYELDKCNYNIREALERHCIRVKSSKEKSPPWSEEECKNFEHALQMYDKNFHLIQKHKVTTRTVAECVAFYYMWKKSERFDFFVQQNRFGKKKYSSYPGVTDLMDRLVDEAEGLAVDSSSSVCSGAGGGGRLETTTDQQLSLLNSITASDLTALSNTVATVCNPTDVGCIDSYSFPPLESLHRGSLNHDDSLGFPSNGADPDCLNMLDAGFYHSDLGQLGGVCVNKDCERPSKRLKLALPDSFINDVSVGNLGVDFEARRTTTHHHRITGAKMAVSVTDFGSLAGSGEPNGFLGAHARHHTQHTAALQSE, encoded by the exons ATGGCGGAG GCTTCCCTAGGGAGTTCGAGTCCAG TTGGCTCTTTATCGTCGGAGGACCATGACTTTGACCCAACAGCAGAAATGTTAGTTCATGAGTATGATGACGAGAGGACTCTTGAGGAGGAAGAGTCTCAGGAGGGAGGCAGGAATTTCAGCTCGGAGATTGCAGATCTAGAAAAG GAGGGAAACATGCCTTTGGAGGAACTTTTGGCCATCTATCGCTACGAGGCCTCAGCAGGCTCCAGTATAGACAGCTCCTCTGGAGATCTGACTGATGAGCTGCCTGACATGACTCTGGACAAG GAGGAAATAGCTAAAGACCTGCTTTCTGGAGACTATGAGGAGGAGACCCAGTCCTCAGCTGATGATCTGACCCCTTCAGTCACCTCCCATGAAGCTACAGATTTCTTCCCTAGAACACTTCGAT CCAACGCTATCTCTGATGGTGATAAAGAGTCAGAGTGTGATGAAGATGGCCCAAGCCCAGAAGACTCCAGAAAG GAAATAATGGTGGGATCACAGTATCAAGCCGAGGTTCCTTCTGGTCTCTGTCACTACAAAGATGGGGAGAAAG TTTATGAGGATGAAGACGAGTTATTATGGAGCCCAAGTAAATTGCCAGAAAACAAGGTTAGGACTTTCCTGTGTGACGTGTTGTCACGGACTACAAATGAAAAGACGGGATGTGACAAACCATGGATGCATGTTCGAGATAATGAGCAG GCTTTGTATGAGCTTGACAAGTGCAACTACAACATCCGCGAAGCACTTGAGAGACACTGCATCCGTGTAAAGTCCTCAAAAG AAAAGTCACCTCCGTGGTCAGAGGAGGAATGCAAGAACTTTGAGCACGCACTACAGATGTATGACAAGAATTTTCACCTCATACAGAAACATAAA GTCACAACACGAACAGTAGCTGAATGTGTGGCATTTTACTACATGTGGAAAAAGTCGGAGCGCTTTGACTTCTTTGTGCAGCAGAATAGATTTGGGAAGAAAAAGTACAGCAGCTATCCTGGTGTAAC TGACCTGATGGACAGGCTGGTGGATGAAGCGGAGGGCCTGGCAGTGGATagttcctcctctgtgtgttcaggagcaggtggaggaggaagactggAGACCACCACAGACCAACAGCTCAGCCTGCTTAACTCCATCACAGCCAGCGACCTCACAG CTTTGAGTAACACTGTAGCCACGGTGTGCAACCCCACAGATGTTGGTTGCATAGACTCCTACAGTTTTCCGCCACTGGAAAGTCTCCATCGTGGCTCCCTGAACCATGACGACTCCCTCGGTTTCCCTTCCAATGGCGCAGACCCCGACTGCCTCAACATGCTCGACGCCGGCTTCTACCACTCCGATCTTGGCCAGCTCGGAGGGGTGTGCGTCAACAAGGACTGCGAGCGGCCCTCCAAGAGACTCAAGCTGGCCCTGCCTGACTCCTTTATCAATGACGTGTCGGTGGGTAACCTCGGCGTGGACTTCGAAGCACGACGGACAACAACGCACCACCACCGGATCACTGGCGCCAAAATGGCAGTGTCTGTCACAGACTTCGGGAGTTTGGCCGGCAGCGGCGAGCCCAATGGGTTTCTGGGAGCACACGCGCGGCACCACACACAGCACACTGCAGCACTTCAGTCAGAGTGA
- the elac1 gene encoding zinc phosphodiesterase ELAC protein 1, which translates to MTMDVTFLGTGSAYPSPHRGASALVLRTEGECWLFDCGEGTQTQLMKSQLRAGRITKVFISHLHGDHLFGLPGLLCTVSLNTNPEQQNLSCVEIYGPRGLRHFLRVTLGLTGSQLLFPYAVHELEPTADQSPEEGQLSLQMTAECGPLHPQEQPGRTIFLDASSDSYLLFEDKRFVVKAFRLFHRVPSFGFCIKEHDRPGRLKTELLKELGLKPGPLYGRLKAGKPVTLESGRVVLSSEVLQEAIPGRKVCVFGDCSSVLGDGPLRLCSGADVLVHEATLGDEHREKAVDHGHSTPEMAAAVARACCARRLVLSHFSQRYKPGSLQKDGDEDDVAELKRQAEDALQDSDVEVTLAEDFLTLPIPLRRP; encoded by the exons ATGACCATGGATGTGACGTTCCTCGGGACCGGCTCGGCCTACCCGTCTCCTCACCGCGGGGCCTCGGCGCTGGTGCTGCGGACAGAAGGGGAGTGCTGGCTGTTCGACTGCGGGGAGGGAACCCAGACCCAGCTGATGAAGAGCCAACTACGAGctg GTCGGATCACCAAGGTGTTCATCTCTCACTTGCACGGGGACCACCTGTTCGGTCTGCCCGGCCTCCTCTGCACCGTGAGCCTCAACACCAACCCCGAGCAGCAGAACCTGAGTTGTGTGGAGATCTACGGGCCGCGGGGGCTCCGCCACTTTTTACGGGTGACCCTCGGCCTCACGGGGTCCCAGCTGCTCTTCCCTTATGCAG TCCATGAGCTGGAGCCCACAGCTGACCAGAGTCCAGAAGAGGGACAGCTCAGCCTGCAG ATGACTGCGGAGTGCGGTCCTCTGCACCCACAGGAGCAGCCGGGCCGGACCATCTTCCTGGATGCCTCCAGTGACAGTTACCTCCTCTTTGAGGACAAGAGGTTCGTGGTCAAGGCCTTCAGGTTGTTTCACCGCGTCCCCTCCTTTGGCTTTTGCATCAAGGAGCATGATCGTCCCGGAAGACTAAAGACTGAGCTCCTGAAGGAACTTG gcCTGAAACCGGGGCCGCTTTATGGTCGGCTGAAAGCCGGCAAGCCAGTAACGCTGGAGAGTGGCCGCGTCGTTCTGTCCAGTGAGGTGCTGCAAGAAGCCATTCCGGGTCGGAAAGTCTGCGTCTTCGGAGACTGCAGCTCCGTCCTCGGCGACGGACCACTGAGGCTGTGCAGTGGAGCGGACGTTCTGGTTCACGAGGCCACGCTCGGGGACGAGCACCGAGAGAAAGCGGTGGACCACGGACACAGTACACCTGAAATGGCGGCCGCGGTGGCCCGGGCCTGCTGCGCACGGAGGCTGGTGCTGTCCCACTTCAGCCAGAGGTACAAACCCGGCTCCTTGCAGAAGGACGGGGACGAGGATGACGTGGCGGAGCTCAAGCGGCAGGCGGAGGACGCTCTGCAGGACAGTGATGTGGAAGTGACGTTGGCGGAGGACTTTCTTACTCTGCCCATTCCTCTCAGACGACCGTAG